Within Salvia splendens isolate huo1 chromosome 21, SspV2, whole genome shotgun sequence, the genomic segment cgtcttgctgttagatccattcagtgttataccacaccaacgtcatcttatttcaataaggcttagaaataatcggactgacattgcaacctttcacgataggtagtctaggcctatctaggtcgtgaaattcttatttttctttgtttagaactgaccgggttaccttaaattggacgatgcccacaaccagtctactaaaacaaagacttagactttgttacgtttgcttatacatttaaatatgcaataaacaacctttaaatgtaaaacataacaacattatgacaaaaaataatctgttgcatttattggaaaataacaattagagttttacagtatccaatcactcgaaaggtgatttctagtatacaaaaccctaacacatGTGCATACCACACATGTGCAAAACCcctctcttcaaatggcgccgttgtcggggacTATGGTGTTATCTACTTGATTTCGTTTCTATGACACTGTAAATAACTTtcaactttatttaattttatgtgtttGATCGTTTTCTTTTGTTTAGGCAAGGCTTCTTATCCAAGGTGTTTCCAAGGTTGAAAAGACCATGGCTGAAGTGAAGAAGGATAGCTCTCCAATCACATGTGGCTGAAAGAAGCCTATGGGACCAGGGAGTTTTCTTGTTCTTCGTATTTTATGATTATTGGTTGCATTTATATAATCCTTGGATACTTTAGAAGCTCATTTTGAAAATACATTTAGTCGAGTTTTAATTCTTGTGAATATTTATCaaagaaaatccaaaaacattttaaaataaaaaagtcagaaaattacaaaaagaTTTTATGTTCTTAGgtttagggataattcggagttATGCGTAGTCGAAGAAATTCCATTACGCATGCACCATCTTATTGCCTAACTGGTCAGTTTGCTAGGTATTCTTCGAGAATCTGCTTCGTCAGGTAGGTAGTAACacttttgaaaatgaaattgatcGAGTTATTCCCAAGAATACTTAGGAAATGGTTATACATAGTGTGAATATGTTTTTTCTGAAATTCCTTattaaaatccaaacaaagaaaCAAATTTAATCTAAAAAAGATTTTCGAAATTTCTAAGCATGACTGGGAAAAATTCTTAAGTGAATAAAAAACCTTTGGATCTTACATCTGCTTGAACAGTTATTTaggaatttcaaatttatagtTAGTCTTTTacgttttttttattaagtatgAAGTGAAGAGCCCAGAGAGGATGTACCCCCAGACCCAGCAAAAGGAAGAAGCAACGAACCAGCACCACCAGTATCCCCAGGAAGGCAAACTCCAAAAGAAGACAGGAGAAGAAGTAACCCCATCCCACCAATGACcaagtaattttttatttttagtttttagtttttttagtttgatgttagGATAGTAGCAAACTCAACCTTCTCTTAATACCACTTGGCCCAACTCTAACCTTCGGGGGTGAGTTGGAAccaagtgtgagaaggggggagtttcatatatacatacatgatATGTGTTTAGTTGTTGTGTTTATGTGATTGTTAGTTTCTGTTTGTTGAGTCTTCTCTCACTTAACCCATttcatggtctaagtgtgagaagtttgtattTAACTCTTGTAAgttttgcatatttttgtgtgttttaaCATCAACTACCCTGTTTTCCACTTTATTATGCAAGCTTGAGGGCAAGCTAAAATGAAGTGGGATGAGGAAGTTGGTGTAGTTAGTGTTAATATATGTTTAATATATTGGTATATGTGTGTCTAGTCCATTGAGTCAGTTAGAATGTCAGTGAGTATGTCTAGAGTTGTTAACTCTTTTTTAGGATTTGTGTAATTGTGCATAATCTAGCAAAATGAAAAGCATGACCCCCTTAGCAAaagtgattgaagagagaaagcatATTGATTTGTGAAACCCCCTTCTTTAATAAATTGAAGTCATTTTGGACAAAGTAAAGACAATGGAAAAGCCCAAATTTAAGCCAATTGTGAAGCCCtctaaatgtgagttaaaagcctagagTATAACACTTTCTATTGAACTAAGTAAAAGAACAGAgaggctgccacttgatgctaaGAGGAAATGACATAAGTAGTGAGGATTAAAGGTAATAGAGATAACCACTTGAGCCTAATTCTTTCGAATCTGCTGAATCTGCCACTCTGGAAAGGCATTCCTTAGTAAACAAATTTGAGCCTATACTGAACTATCCCATCATTTGGAGCCATAAGCTTTCATGTCATGTGAATAAGGGGGGCAGAAGTGGAGCAGCTCACCTATTGAGGTAGAAGGTAGATTGAGTAAAACAAGGGAATATAGAAGAATATTAGCTAGATGAGACAGAAAGAGCAGGAAAAAGTTATAACATGACCCAGGAgcagtgttttaaaaaccggaccggaccggccggtttgACTGGTCGGAATGTGAACCTACGACTGATCCGGTCCGGTTCGTCCCTAAAAACCGTTAGCATGCCAGACTGCCTTGAACCATCAGAACCGGCCGGTCAGACTGGTTGGGCCGAAAATGACTGATCTGGTGAGGAATGACTGGTCGAATGAATCCAAGAATTGGTAAGGATAaaagctatcttgacaaacagacAAACTGaccagatagaagaagggaggtGGAGGAATCTGAGAGTGTAAACAATTGGATTGatcttaagcttgtggggatagTGACTAGAAGTTAAGTCAGATTTATGCATATATGTGTTAATGTGTTTTTGTGTGTCTTTACttgtttgagtttttttttttgtgtttgagttagtctagtttttcttttttttcttttatttttttaaagtcgGTCAAAAGGGACACCATGCATTTGAAACTCACCTCatcttgttttttttcttgtcttcggacaagcatggtttaagtgtgagcagtggTGTAAATTGAATAATCCCGTGAACCATCGAGTCTTTGAACGCAGTTGCACCCGAAGACAGAAGAGTTTTATACTATCTCTCTCCCTCCTCTCATCAACTACCCTAATGGAGAGTATGTTTTAGagtgcagccaaatctcggaaCAAGATGGGAAGATGGGAAGACCATTGTGTGTGGGGAAGCCTTTCGTGGAATGCTCGAAGTGTGGGTAATGGAAGAGTATGACAAGAATGAGTGGAAAAAAATGTCGCGCGTGCCCTTTCGTGTGCTTAATAACCGTGATGTTTTTAAATGATTGCATAGTAGATTGGAGTACGGGTGAGTCTAATTTGCTAGatagaataaatataaagaTATTATGAttcatacttcctccgtccaaaGGAAGATGaacccttccttgggcggcacgggattttatgcagttttattttgtgtgttatgtggagaaagtaaagtaagagagatagaataaagtatagataaatgtgtttccattttaggtaagaggtcatcttggttgagacaaactaaaaatgaaagtgagtcatttttagtgggacggagggagtataaaataaagagCAAAGGTCAAAATTGATCCTAAACATGTGGTCAAAATACAaagttggtccaaaacattcccTCTTTGAAAATTGACCCCTAAACAACTGAAATCGTTGTCGTTAGTTcttatttgacggaaccgtcaaTTTCTGACGGTCAATCGTGGATTAGTACATTTTTGTCTGAATTAGACGATTTTAATTTTTGCAGATAATattataatgttttttttaaaattttgatgcaGAATTCTTGAatgtatttatatatgtaatAGTGTGGCCCAGTCTGCTTTATTAGTAACCAGCCCAAAAACTCTTTTGTAACCCTACACGTGGCTACTTGTTTTGGTGAGTTGGGGCTTTGTCTTTTAAATACTCTAGCCGCTCCCTTTCCTCTTCCATTCTTGACTTTGcctcttcctctttctctctcggtGTTGAGCGATGAAACTAGGGTTTACCTATCTTCTTCTACGGTGTACTCTCTGTGCTATAAGCTTGAGAGCTTTATctctcctcttcctcttctgcGTGAGTATACACTGAGTCAGTGAGTTGAGTTGAGTGTTTGGAGAAACCTCTGGTTTCTAGTCTGATGTATTTGGTCGTGTGTTGAGGTTTCTTGTGGTTCTAGAGAGTTTGGTGTGTGGTGTTTTGGCCGTGGCTTTGATCCTTGGGTGTTTCTACATGACGGTGGTTGCTGGATCTAGGGTTTCTGTGGACATGGTGAAGTAGATCTGTCATCTGCTATTGTTTCTCCTTGAGAGGAAAATCAATCGGTGAACAAGAGATTAGAAGGTCGGATAAAATAGGCTTGTGCAGTTGTACCTAGTGCAACCTGAGGCTATTTGATATCTTCATtgattttcttgttttcttCTCGTGTCTTCTTTCTGATAACACTTGTATTACTTGTGAACTCTTTTGATATGTGTGCTAAGTGTTTCAGGGATATATCTTCAAGATCAGAGGCAGCTTGATACAAGAAGTAGTTAGATCTGTTGTAATCTTGCATTACGTTGTAATTTGTGAGCCGGTATAAACCTTACAGTGGCATCAGAGCCATTATAAAGAGGATGTGTTATTAAGAATTTCTCTTCGTTCCCATTATTAAAGCATTCACTATGGTGGCCAATCGTCACCGCTGAGCGATCGGTCACCCCATCGCCCATCATCGGCCCCCATTGTGGTGGGGGGAGCGATCACCATTCTACATCGCCTCCGCTCCGAAGCTGATCTAGCAGCCGCgatgattttcttttttttattcattttttattctctGTATATACCACATTCCCCACCAATTATTCACATTCATCGCACttcattttatttcactttaCATTTTACTTCTCTCTAGTCACAATGTTTTTATCAttgtttttagtttgtttttttttatgtattgttTTTAAATGTATGAtgttttttaatgatatttatttttttattgagttgtcttaatttatttttcttgttattttatatcattttatttcacaccaacaattaaaagtgaaatatataaaatagtgatgatgtggaaatgagataGGCTGTGGGATGGGCTCTCATTGCACGAAGATAGGCTTTGGGATGAGCTGCTGACGTGACATGAAGATATAGAGATAGGCTCTGAGATGGGCTCCGGATTTAAGGCCACCACTGTGAATGCCTTTAGTGATAAATATTTTTGGCACTAGACTTTGAAAAGTAAGAGTTAAATGGATAGTATAAAGTATGAAAAAGAACAaagtaaaaaagtgaaaaaattaaaaaacgagagattaaaataaaatttgatcacttgtagtgggacaataaaaaaaataatatcaatcACTTGCAGTGGAACGAAAGGAGTACATACACAGATACACAACAAAAAGTGTCATCATTTTtggtgtcccaactaaaatcAGGGAACGCAAATGGAAGTGTcataggaaaaaaaaagataaagattaaaaattagaaaattcaaattcgctataagaaatattttgaattaaaaaacaggctttaaaatttctcaaaaatttgtttataatttattttatttatacaaatccgaaattaatatttaattatatttgagtttaatCATACATctcaaaattattataattaaatatttttcattctaataaatatgactatttttcataattatttattggatttattatactttaattttattggaAGCAACCTGTTTAGCCAGCTATCCCAAAACCTAAACGTTTAGGGTTAGAGATAAGAATTTTTAAGCCGGTAAAATCATAACCCAATAAGCATGTACATGATTAATCCGCAACCTGTGTAGAGTTGATCGAAAACCCGCTGgactggcccgattgacatcccgatatgttagtatgtttatAGAATTTTGGTTAATTGGCGATGCAACAATAACTGTTGGGGTCAAATCATCTCACACCAAAGAGTTAGAAAATGTGCAAGCAACATATAAGTGCAATCCTACTCAGTTAGTATGAGGAAGGGGCGGAGCCAGGATTTGACGTAAGGAGGgggaaaaatatatttataaacatATTTTGTAGTAAAGAGAAGGGGCATTTAAAAgggaatataaaataaattttcaaaattggaaaaaaataccATTAGTATAAACTTTTGaggaggggcaaatgccccaccaACCTTATATGTAGATCTGCCCCTGATATGAGGCCTTTGGGGAAATATCTCAATAAAAGAAATGGTAAAATACTTAAAGTTGagaaatggtaaaataaaagaaagaataatattgagaagagtcttctctacattattctttctcttactttaccatttttccactttaacaattcattatcatttttttaaaaatgggtACAAAAAAGTGACTGAGACTCCTAaaatggaacgaagggagtattatccATACAAAGGTGAAAAAATGGGggaaattattgttttatgtagTTACAACTATTCTCAATTATTCCAATCATCAAATTAAACTTTATTAATAAACGATGTTGTTAAGTGGTACGTAACAAACCAAATGAGATGAGGAAAATTGGGTAAAAATGTTGTACTATGTGTTACTGATCCCTCCATCACGAGCTAATATTTTTATTGTCGTCATAGAATGTCCACAATTTGATGTATCACTTACTTTTTATCAAGGTAAATTGGTCtcacaatttaataaataaGTATACTCGCAGTCCactataaattattatattcacTTTTCACAAACTCCATTCCATGATAGttgagtcatattttttttggattgccgtagagtttaattatttcattttttgacaaaaacttaatcatttatcatattttactctgtctttatctctcttatttaattatttctcttattagactctctccactttaatatttaatatatcaatttcttaaattttgtgtCCAAAATAAATGTCTCAATTACCttgaaatagagaaaatataaaaGTAACACCTAcatttaactaattttttttacctaGGGAATGGggaaatataaaaataacaCCTACACATAACTAATTCTTTTCCAAtcactttattttatattacttAAAATTTGTACCAAGTCACAGTCAAAATATTATGTATAGCTATAAACTATATCTTGAAGTTAAGTTGGATAATGTAATACAAATATGTCACTGAAAACCAAGGTTTGTATCATATGGAATTCTAACATAATACAATGCGAAATACTACAAAAATACAACGTACACCAAAACATATATCAATGTACCCTTTCACAAAATGAGGTTTTATTTGACCATGAAAATGGACAAAATTAAACACTCCAAAATCCCACAACATATTCAGAAGAAAAGATACAACACGATTTGCAATAGAGAAACCATATTTGTAGTTCCCTGCATCTCaagaaaacacaaataaaaaattaaattcaacaaCAACAAACCCTAGTTAATGAGTACAACTCGATCACTTTCACGTCAGCGTCAAGAGCATCTGACTCGCGTGTTCTTGCACCACATCCCACGCTAGGTTCACATGCCGGTCCTCGGTCAGGGTCGCCCCGACCGCGACCCGGATCACATACACGCCCCCGACCACGGCATGCGTCATGAACACCTTCCCGGACTCGTTGACCGACTCCAGCAGCTTCGCGGTCAGCTCATTCGCCCCCTGGTCCCCAAAGACACGTGTCGAGTCAGGATAGGTCCCCACGGGAGAAACGCGGAAAACGATAGTGGAGAAGTTTCTAGGCACCACCACCTCGAATCTCGTATCCTTCCTCACAAAGCACTCGAATTCCTTCGCCATGCCTACGTGGCGGCGAAGGAAATTCTGCATATTCGCCACCCCGTAGGTCCGGAGCACGAGCCAGAGCTTGAGCGACCGGAACCTACGATTCAGGCAAATTTGCCAGTCTTTGTAATCAACGACGCACTTCAACTCCGATGCCTTATTTTTCAGGTACTCAGGATTCGTTGACAGTGCGTCGTTGAGCGAACCCGGGTCCTTCACCCAGAGGCAACACGAGTCCATTGTGGTGAAGAACCATTTATGAGGGTTGAAACTAAAAGAGTCCGTCTTTTCGACGCCGTCGAGGAAGTGCCGGAACTCCGGGCATATGCACGCGCTCCCAGCATAGGCCGCGTCGACGTGGACCCACATCCCGTACTCCTTTGCCACGTCACACAATGGGCCGAGCGGGTCCACGGCGGTGGACGACGTGGTCCCCACGGTCGGGCTCAAAAACAGGGGAACGAGCCCGGCCTTAACGTCGGCCTCAATCGCGGCCCGAAGCCCGTCCGGCGTCATAGAAAACGCGTTTCGGGCCGTCGTCCCGACGGCTCGGAAATTCTCACGCCGGATCCCCGCGATCTGGGAGGCCTTCTGGAAGGCCGAATGCGTCTGATCGGAGGCGTAAACGACCAATTTCGTGATATTCTCCAGCCCGATTTTCTGCAACATCCTATCCCGGGCCGCCACGACAGTGCAGAGGATCGCCTCGCAAGTCGTCCCCTGAATcacaccgccgccgccgccggaaaATAAAAACTCATGAGGAAGCTGCAGCATTTTCCCGATCCAATCCATCACGATGTTCTCGAGCTCTGTGGAGGCAGGGGAGGTGATCCAGTTGAATCCCGGGGTGTTGAAGGCGGTGCAGAGCATCTCACCGAGGAATCCGGCCGTGCTCATGTTGCTAGGGAAGTAGCCGAAGAAGTTCGGGCTTTGCCAATGTGTAAGGCCCGGGACAATGTCGTTGCG encodes:
- the LOC121783895 gene encoding tyrosine decarboxylase-like; amino-acid sequence: MGSLNTQEPETGFPTSIKPFEPEEFRRHAHLVIDFIVDYYKNIENYPVRSQVEPGYLWKRVPDSAPNGPEPMEDILRDVRNDIVPGLTHWQSPNFFGYFPSNMSTAGFLGEMLCTAFNTPGFNWITSPASTELENIVMDWIGKMLQLPHEFLFSGGGGGVIQGTTCEAILCTVVAARDRMLQKIGLENITKLVVYASDQTHSAFQKASQIAGIRRENFRAVGTTARNAFSMTPDGLRAAIEADVKAGLVPLFLSPTVGTTSSTAVDPLGPLCDVAKEYGMWVHVDAAYAGSACICPEFRHFLDGVEKTDSFSFNPHKWFFTTMDSCCLWVKDPGSLNDALSTNPEYLKNKASELKCVVDYKDWQICLNRRFRSLKLWLVLRTYGVANMQNFLRRHVGMAKEFECFVRKDTRFEVVVPRNFSTIVFRVSPVGTYPDSTRVFGDQGANELTAKLLESVNESGKVFMTHAVVGGVYVIRVAVGATLTEDRHVNLAWDVVQEHASQMLLTLT